TCTCTCCTCCTGTAAATTTGAATGTTTTTTTAAAAAGCTTCATCCATTCCTGTAATGTTTTAGGATGATGACGTTCCAGCCATTTTTCGAATGAACCGAATTCTTTTTGCAGCTCAATGATGGTTTTGGCATTTTCTATGGCAGCATTTACTTTTAGCTTATTTCTGATAATTCCGCTATCGCTCAGAAGCCTTTCGCGGTCTTCTTCTGTATACGCTGCTATTTTATGGATATCAAAATTGTCATAGGCTTTTCGAAAGCTTTCTTCTTTTTTTAAAATGGTTTCCCAGCTTAATCCTGCCTGATTAATTTCAAGAATCAGTCTTCCAAACAATTCATTATCATCATGAATCGGAAATCCATAATAATTGTCGTGGTAATTTTTGTGCAGTTCTCTTCTGCTTTCAGGCTGCATTCCTTCTATAGCTAAGCAATAACTCATGGAAATAGGTTTTCTGTTTTGGTTAAGAATTTTTCCAGGGCTTCTTTCATATCAATTCCTGTTCGGTCTGCCAGGACAATCAGCCACCAGATATTTTCTGCTAATTTATGTTCAAGTTCTTCTGCCGAATCTTTTTTCAGCCATGTTTTCTGATGTGACATTACATTTCTTCCTACCAATCCGGCATCGGTAAGATAAGCAAGTGCATCTTCTTCCAGCGTCCACTCTTTTCCGTTACTTTTTATTTCAAGTTGATGATACTCGTCTCTTATCTGTAAAGATCGTTTGATAATCTCTTCAAAATTATTGGTGTCCATATTGTAATTTCTGTTTTAAAAACTTTCAGAGCATAAAGATAAGGTACGGTTTTGACAACTGTTAGTCAGCAGTGTTTTTAATCTTTAAAATTTAACATTAATTAAGTAAGACGATAGTTCTCTTATTTATAATAATCATTAGTTTTGAAAACTCAAAACTAAGATCATGAAATTTTTTACAGCTTTTCTATTTTCCATATTCTCCATTTTTTGTCAGGCACAGACCATTTATTCCAAAGCGTATGGGAATTCTCAGAATCCTCCGGTGATTTTTATCCATGGCGGTCCAAGTGGGAATGCTACTTTATTTGAGGGAACAACGGCATCCAAACTAGCTGAAAAAGGTTTCTATGTGATCGTTTATGACCGTCGTGGTGAAGGCCGCTCAAAAGATGAGAATGCTACCATGACCTTTAAAGAAAGTTTTGCAGATCTGAATCAGCTTTATATCAAGTATAAAATCAAAAAGGCCCATATTATTGCCCATAGCTTTGGAGGGATCATAGGTACTTTATTTACCCGTCAGTTTCCAAAGAAAGTAAGCTCATTAACTCTTGCGGGAGCTTTATTTACTCAGCAGGAAACCTATGATCATATTTTAAAAGAAGCAAAAATATACTTCAAAAATGATCCTGCCCAGCTAAAAGAAATTTCAGAAATAGAAAGGCTGGATAAAAACACTGCAGCTTACAGAAAGAGATGTTATGAAATTGCAGGTAAAATGAATTTCTTCAAGATGCCCTCTCCTACTCCCGAAAGTGAAAATTTAAGGGAAGAATATGAGGCTGGTGAATTTTATAAAAACAATATCAGAAATCCTGATTCGCCAGCCAAATTTTATCAGAATGAACCTCTGAACAATCTTGATAATACTGCTGTTTTAAAGGAGATTAAAAGAAAAGGAGTGCCTATCTTCTGTATTTATGGCAAAAATGACGGAATATTCTCCGAAAAACAATTGAATGACCTTAAAAATATAGTTGGAAAAGGTAATTTTAAGCTTATAGATAACTGTTCACATTACTTATTTGTAGATCAGCAGGATGAATTTTTTAAATTTATAAAGCTTACATTAAAATAAAGTGTAGTTTTGTAATAATGTCAAAATCAGGACTCCATATGAAAACCTATAAAGCTGTCGTCACGATGCTAATATTGGCGTTTTCATTATCACCATGTTCTCTGAAAAGGGATGTTCTTGATATTTTTGACATTCAGTACATCAGTGGCCTGAATAAAGTAAAAGCAACCTCTGCGTTTTCCTTTGGCTGCGATGCGGCTTCTGCTTCCTCCAGCATTTCTGTGTCAAAAGCTGGAGTTCAACACAGATACAAAGGGGATTTCTCACAATTTAATTCTGCTGCAGAAAACACCGGAGAAGAGAAGATTTTATTCAATGATTATTCAGGGCATTCCACGGGAAACAGTCCTCCGAAATATATTCTGTTTAAAAGACTGAAAGTAAGCCTGGTTTAATTTTTTTTAAATCAGATTAAAATCAGTTTTTTACAATACAATATTAATTTCAATGAAACATAGCATGAACAGCCAGTCTTCTGACCTGGCCGGATTATATACTTTATCCCTCCGCATGGTTATCGGATGGACCTACTTTTCAGCTTTCTGGCGCAGACTTATACTTGAAAACAAACTTATTCCCGATGAAAAGGGATATATCGGAGAAAAATTCAATCATTTTTTACCTAATGCATTAGGAATTAAACCCATCATCGAATATCTGGTTACGCACCCGGATACTTTACAGCAGTCGATGATGATGTTCACTATTATTGAAGCAGTCGTAGGACTTCTTATTATTCTTGGGTTGCTTACCCGCCTGATGAGTATCGGGATTTTCAGTCTTGCTTTGGGAATTTTATTAGGTTCCGGCT
This genomic window from Chryseobacterium sp. MEBOG06 contains:
- a CDS encoding DNA-3-methyladenine glycosylase I, whose protein sequence is MSYCLAIEGMQPESRRELHKNYHDNYYGFPIHDDNELFGRLILEINQAGLSWETILKKEESFRKAYDNFDIHKIAAYTEEDRERLLSDSGIIRNKLKVNAAIENAKTIIELQKEFGSFEKWLERHHPKTLQEWMKLFKKTFKFTGGEIVNEFLMSTGYLKGCHSETCPIYFKVLESNPLWNTIENK
- a CDS encoding MazG-like protein, whose protein sequence is MDTNNFEEIIKRSLQIRDEYHQLEIKSNGKEWTLEEDALAYLTDAGLVGRNVMSHQKTWLKKDSAEELEHKLAENIWWLIVLADRTGIDMKEALEKFLTKTENLFP
- a CDS encoding alpha/beta hydrolase, which gives rise to MKFFTAFLFSIFSIFCQAQTIYSKAYGNSQNPPVIFIHGGPSGNATLFEGTTASKLAEKGFYVIVYDRRGEGRSKDENATMTFKESFADLNQLYIKYKIKKAHIIAHSFGGIIGTLFTRQFPKKVSSLTLAGALFTQQETYDHILKEAKIYFKNDPAQLKEISEIERLDKNTAAYRKRCYEIAGKMNFFKMPSPTPESENLREEYEAGEFYKNNIRNPDSPAKFYQNEPLNNLDNTAVLKEIKRKGVPIFCIYGKNDGIFSEKQLNDLKNIVGKGNFKLIDNCSHYLFVDQQDEFFKFIKLTLK